CACACATACTTCCACCATTCAAAAAATATATAAGGTATAGTTTTGTCTTGTAAAGTTCCTCCGTATttggtcaaatatgtaaaaataaaATGTTAATATCTATGATATCATGTTttattccaaaactaacaaaacTACATTGATGTGGATGCAAATATATTTCAATGTTACTTTATCAAACTTCAAGAAGAGTGACTTAGGGCAAAATTATAATTTCAAAGTGAAGGTGTATATTTGTATACCTTTTTAGAGAGGCACATGTCCGGCCTTAAAATGCGGCCCTTATAAGTTCAGCAAATGTTCGAGGAACATAGAAAAAGAAAAAGTAGATAGTACGACACATGGCCACGAGGACCAAGCATAGTGACACAGTGCCCGCAAAGCGACGAAGATAGATATACAGCCACTCAAAGCGAGCGACGGGCGGGTAGGCGGCTCCCTAGTTGGCGATGTCCCTCCTCGTAGGTCGTTTTAACTCAATGCATCTTGCACGCAGCCTGGTGATAAGTTGATCCACCTGCGTCTGATCCTTGGGTATCGCCAACAACTTCCATAGCTGCAAAAGCACCACCAACTTGTACATCAAGTCCACCAAATGCGGAAGCAACTTTCCTTCTATAAGCGCTTTATTATGAGTTGTCTGTACCATCCAAGCTAGCGCGCCGAACTTCACCCAAGCCAACATACGATCCTTCCCTCTTGATCCCTGGACAAGGCAATAGAAGCCATGAAACCAGACGGATTCCAACCACAACCAACAGCCTCCCTCAGTACACTCCATGCAATTCTAGCCACAATACATAAGAGAATGTGGTCGCAGTTTTAGTCAAGGCCACACCACACACATTTGCCATCATCTGCCCCGTGCCTGATAAGACATAATAACCTAGTTACCACTCGATATCCGATTCTTGGCCACCTGCCAAAGAAATATGTTTTTTTTCAGAATCCAGTCCCGCCAAATTCCTTTCATACCACTCATTGGAAAATAAAAAACAATACTTAGCATATAAAACAACGTGTTGAATCTGCACCAGTTTTGCTAAAAGAAAATCATAATGATTTCCTAAAATGAGATAAGCATGATTTCCCTCAAAAGAAGATCACATGCAGAGACCATGCTTGCGTGGTTATTTTTGCAGCAATCAGGTCGTCGAGTTTTTGTAACAATACACTTGAGGCCGAGCTTGCTGCAATCCGGGAAGGAATCTACCTCGCCTTGAGCTGGACGGAGCTCAACTTCATGGTAAAAAATGATTGTGCTGAACCGATCTAGATGATCGAGAAGCCGAGAAAGGACCGGTCGATGCATGCACAATTGCACATCATGTTCTGGAGATTAGATCACTGTTGTCGGTTAGAAAAGGTTAAGCGTGAAGGTAATGTAGCCGGTCATAGCATTGCCTCTCCGGGTACATTGCAagagcgaatcaacctgtggttgagttggttaggtggacagtggtatccccaacccactaaggttcaaatcctggtgcttgcattattcttggatttatttcaggatttccgacgatgcgctttcagtgggaggagacgttcccgtcgacgacgaggcgcctacgataacttcgtaaatctcaagatgatatgccggctcagtctctcggagctgCTTAtatgggtagggtgtgcgtgtgtgcgttcatagggatgagcgtatgcacgtgtatatgagcgcttgtgtctgtattgatgctcaaaaaaaaagagcgcactgCTTGTTGGTTGTGTAATACACCGGAGGAAATCACTAGCATCGTGGCTGCCGATTGTCATAACCTTATGCCTTGATGAATAAATATCATTTCCATGAAAAAAATGGAGAAGAAGGTCACAATGATGATCCAACTGGTGGGTACACCTCGCAGGGATTTTGCAAATTCACCCACGAGGTACACATGAACAATGTTCTGaagtttttcaaaaacaaaaaagttCAGAAGTTGCTTGTCAAAATTACTGATATAGTCTGTCCAAGCAATTACCCTTTTTGGTGCTAGGTCTACTGATTTTCTAATCGGGGAAGAAGCAGGGGGGAATTGCAAAAGAGAGCTCCACGTTCGCTCGCCCCGTCCGTGAAGAGCCATGGCGGCCGCGGCCACGATCCTCGAGTTGGACCCTTCACACGAGCGCGCCGGCCGCGTCATCGACGACATCATGCGGCTGGAGAAGAGGATCTTCCCGAAGCACGAGTCGCTGGCGCGCTCGTTCCACGACGAGCTCAAGCGCCGGAACACCGGCCTGATCTACTCGACGtccggcgtcggcgacgacgaggagGTCGCCGGCTACGCCATGTACACCTGCGCCACCTCCCTCTGCGCCTCCATCACCAAACTCGCCGGTGAGCCTCCCGCACTGACTTTTATCACCCCGCCCGGTCGAAACTCCGTACTCAGAGTCGCCGCAAGCTTTTGGTCTGAACTTTTGGCGCGTGCGTGCGTGCAGTGAAGGAGAGCTGCCGGAGGCAGGGCCTCGGCGAGGCGCTCCTGCAGGCCGCCGTCGAGAAGTGCCGGAGGAGGCGGGTCCAGCGGGTGTCCCTCCACGTCGACCCGGCGAGGACGGCCGCGGTGGCGCTTTACCGGAAGGCCGGGTTCCAGGTGGACGCCACCATCGAGGGCTACTACTCCGCACAGAGGAATGCTTACCGGATGTACATGGATCTCTAGAAATCATCAGGATCGGAGCATCAAGGCTTCTTCACTCCGCCGATTGTGCTGTTGTTGAgttcaaattgttttcttcttcttctgaatttaCATGAGAGTTGAACTTATTTACTGTGAAATGTCTGCGCTCCAAATGGCCCCAAATAACAGTATCTCGGTAAAAATCTGCGGATGTATTGCTCATTTATGATGTTGCAGTTTCAGACTAACAGATATTACCAAATGCAAATATTGTTGCTAAGGTCCCTCCTAATGTTCCATCCTGTATAGGTGCTAAGACTGCTATGTAGGCAAAAAACTGATGTGACAAGGTAATTAAGACGAGAGAGATGAGGATGGCGATCCAGAAAGAAACAATGCTAAGCGCGAAAACCTAGGCAATAGACTTAAATGAAACAATCCCATCAATGAATGAAGAATTTTATTTGCAAAATCATTAAATGGATGCTTAgcaccaacaagttaagcacctatgcattgagggTTTTAGTTGTTAAAGTTTTCAATATGTTTAGCACTTTATGTAAGTGCCAATGCATTGGAAGTAGTCGGCCAACTTCGCTGTAGTATTATCACTTTGCAGCAAGAGAATATGATTTAATGCAACTTCTTATTGTTACTCTTTTTTTTTcgatttataaggctcaatttaaaAATTTCACAaatcaaggtagatgatgagtggtgaaatactttttgtagtttgcaaaagtaccTAACTAATACTCttgtttttctaaaaaattatgtttatgaatgcattaattgcaacgcATGCATGCATAAAATACATGCATTGATTAATTTTCTCTTAATTCttacatgcaatgatttaatgcaccttagaATCTGAATATGTGATGAAAAACAACCAAATTAAGCCTTATGAAATGGAGAAATTAAAATtttaagataagccctataaaccagaaaggagggagtatgtcaaTTTCACAAGCATTAATTAGTACTCTCTCCTGTCCATATTAATTGTCACAGCTTTAGTACTCTCTTCGTCACAGTTTAAAAACACAGTTAAATTTGCGTGCGTTTTCACAATAGACAATGTttagggcgcattgcatttatttctagtagctatTTAGTACTACTTTTATATGCACGCTTAGTATGAATGCTATTTTTTAGTCCATTCCGCAACCAATAGATAAGCAACTAGGTCCTAAAGAATTTTCAAgcgcgccttctaaaccgtgacggagggagtagtacaactTTAGTAATATAATTTTATAGCATGAAAATTACAGATGCAAACTGCGAAGAATAATCTTAAGAAACAAGTACCAGCTTCAGTGCTCAAACCTGAAGACAGTTATACAAAGGGGGGAAACATGGGAGGATATTAAACAGCACCGCCTCCATTTGGGGCCAGCTACAGTTCTCTATTAACAGAGCCATGTGAGATATATACAAACTGGCTGGATATGCTTAGCTTAAGCATGCAGGTACGCACTAAATAAGATCTAAAGCACAAACAAAAGGTTTGCGACTACAAATGCGACAGTTCAGGCACTTCGAAGGGCTTGGGTACAGGCATGGAAACCAGAGAGCTTGGGGGAGCTTCCCAAATAGATTAAAAGGAGCTGGGCACTTGGCTGAGGACCTTGATAAGGGGAGTGCCGCACCATTCATTTTATGTGGGAATCGTAGACACTGAAGATGACATCAGGCACGATCAGAGGGAGCTTGTTTATGTACATGAACAGCCGTCTGAGGTTCTCTCTTGATACTGTCTCCATGTCGACCACGTCGTCGTCCTCGACGTAAATCCACAAGTCACCAGGGTCAGTCTTCTTCAAGTTGTCGCGGCAGAATGGGCAGGACTGTGACCTCGAGTTCCTGCAATATACAATAAATTTTCTGTTAAAGCATTGTTTTGGAACAACAAACAGACGTTGTAACGGTCGTAACTACATGGCAGCTCCAGAAGTATAGGAGAACATTCCATGTTATGCTGCCAGATAAGCTGTTCATGGGctgcaagaaaagaaaatagatcATATCTATTGTAGGAACACCACGTGGAAGTTGTTAAACAACTGATACAGTAAACACATGAATCACCACATGGCACTATAAGCGTTTTCAAAAACATGAAACTACGTTGATCTGCAGAACCCACACAGCGTCTAACTAGTGAATGGCCAGCTAAAGTAAATGTAAGTACGACCTAAGCCTACACTATCATATCCCTAATTAATTGACAAAGCACACTGTCTGGATTACACAGATGGTGCACAAAAAGCATGTACACAAACTGGACCAAAAACTAATAGAACAGTCAGTGCTCAATAAAATACATAGTTATGTTGTTCAGAGCAAAGAACAACAGAATACAGTTCAGGGAAGTCTCAAGTCGTCAGTCAATGCATTTTTAGACTATCCGCAGTTTGCAAATTGGACATCCACTTTGTAGGGTGTTGCTCATTTCAGGAATCTATGATGGAACCCATAGTAATGGAGATACATAACAAAAATTGCTGCATCATTCAGAAAGTACTATTCCTGTTCTGTTTAGCCACTCGAAATCAAAATGATGCCATATTTAGAAGGCTTGATATTGTGTATAAGGCTATAAGAACAGGAATGTGGAGAAGCAACCTGAAAATGAGGCATAAGCTTATCCACAAGTCAACGCTATAAACAGCTCCACATTTGGTTTTGTGGGGTGTAAACTTCCATTATTCTCAAGAGACATCCATGCGACAGAAGGATAATAGGGAGTGTAGCCAACATACATAACACGAGGCACTAGAGAGAGGCGAAAACCTATCTATAAAGCCACATTATCAACGCCTCAATGTTTGGTAGGGTGTGGGAGGGTTATACGCCACTGAAATGCAATCACACGAAACGCATGGGGAGAAGCTGAAAGTTTGTGCATACCAGTCCTGATAGCATCTGAGACACATCGCATGTGTGCAGTTGGGCAACACAACTTTGCTGTTCATCTCCATGCAGATCCCACATTCCTCCTCCCTCTCAGCATCAACATCAGATAAGCTGCTTGTTTCGTCTTCATCTCTCCTTCTGTACCTCTCCATACACACGGCCTTCTGCTTCTTGTCCTCCATATCAGTGATCCCTCTTTGCAGTTGCAGCAAAGAAGGAAATATTACAGCTGTATAACAATTCCAGTCAATAAAACAGTACAATCAGTATACAAGCAGCATAGTCAGACCTTCGGCTAAAGTAACAAGGAACTCATCTCATACCATAGAATTCCTTGATGCTGGCTTTCCTCTCATGGGTCGACATGGTGGTTGTGCCATCGACGTAGACCTGCAGGACGAGCTACAATCTCATTAAAGCACGAGCAGCGAACCAACAGCCATGATGAGGTTGAACAAGCAACGGAACCTTGTATATGAGGATCCTCATCAATCCGAGAGCCCCAGCGAGGCTGCAGTCCGTCCACTGCACCAGGAAGAGGAATATGTGCGCGGCGGGGCTAAACGACAGCCGCATCTGCAGgcacgccccatcgtactcccgcgGAAATTCAGTCGCCCTGCACGTCAGATAGATCACTTGAGGTCAGAGATCCCACTCCCTTGCCCTGAATCGCACTAGCTGCCTTATCCTCCCCCTTTTCGTCTAAAGGATTAGCATAATTTAGAACGCAAACACATGGGGCAGAGTGTTTTAA
The sequence above is a segment of the Triticum dicoccoides isolate Atlit2015 ecotype Zavitan chromosome 1A, WEW_v2.0, whole genome shotgun sequence genome. Coding sequences within it:
- the LOC119285619 gene encoding putative [ribosomal protein S18]-alanine N-acetyltransferase codes for the protein MAAAATILELDPSHERAGRVIDDIMRLEKRIFPKHESLARSFHDELKRRNTGLIYSTSGVGDDEEVAGYAMYTCATSLCASITKLAVKESCRRQGLGEALLQAAVEKCRRRRVQRVSLHVDPARTAAVALYRKAGFQVDATIEGYYSAQRNAYRMYMDL
- the LOC119270490 gene encoding E3 ubiquitin-protein ligase AIRP2-like: MRLSFSPAAHIFLFLVQWTDCSLAGALGLMRILIYKVYVDGTTTMSTHERKASIKEFYAVIFPSLLQLQRGITDMEDKKQKAVCMERYRRRDEDETSSLSDVDAEREEECGICMEMNSKVVLPNCTHAMCLRCYQDWNSRSQSCPFCRDNLKKTDPGDLWIYVEDDDVVDMETVSRENLRRLFMYINKLPLIVPDVIFSVYDSHIK